From a single Lolium rigidum isolate FL_2022 chromosome 7, APGP_CSIRO_Lrig_0.1, whole genome shotgun sequence genomic region:
- the LOC124679271 gene encoding galactose mutarotase-like, which produces MARAPVFLALLCLVATLLASGADARKMVGVYTLKKGDFSVKMTNWGATIMSIVLPDSKGNLADVVLGKDTLAEYVNDTSYFGPLTGRVAQRMARGRFVLDGKVYHTYINDGRNSIHGGHRGFSKVIWTVKEYVAGGSSPYITLYYRSFDGEQGFPGDLDVYATYQLSSPYALSIRTNATALNKATPVNFLQHVYLNLGGQGRGDVLGHTLQLFASRYTPMDEELLPSSGRVDPVAGTNYDFRTPTPIGARIRQVSGGKPGVHGYDINYVIDGAGMRKVAAVRDGASGRGLELSANQPAMQFYTANGLNDTKGKGGKVYRQYSGFCLETQAYPDAVNHPEFPSITVRPGQVYKHDMVYKFSF; this is translated from the exons ATGGCGAGAGCTCCGGTGTTTCTCGCCCTCTTGTGCCTTGTGGCCACTTTGTTGGCCAGCGGCGCCGATGCGAGGAAGATGGTTGGTGTGTACACGCTCAAGAAAGGAGATTTCTCCGTCAAGATGACCAACTGGGGCGCCACTATCATGTCGATCGTCCTTCCTGATTCCAAAG GGAACTTGGCCGATGTTGTCCTGGGTAAAGACACCCTCGCCGAGTATGTG AACGATACCTCTTACTTCGGGCCGCTCACCGGGCGCGTGGCGCAGCGAATGGCCAGGGGCCGATTCGTCCTGGACGGCAAAGTGTACCACACCTACATCAACGACGGCAGGAACTCGATCCATG GTGGTCACAGGGGATTCAGCAAGGTCATATGGACGGTGAAGGAGTATGTTGCCGGCGGCAGCTCCCCGTACATCACGCTCTACTACCGCAGCTTCGATGGAGAGCAAG GATTTCCTGGAGATTTGGACGTGTACGCGACGTACCAGCTGTCGAGCCCGTACGCCCTGAGCATTCGCACGAACGCGACGGCGCTTAACAAGGCCACGCCGGTGAACTTCCTGCAGCACGTGTACCTGAACCTGGGCGGGCAGGGCAGGGGCGACGTGCTGGGCCACACGCTCCAGCTCTTCGCATCGCGGTACACCCCCATGGACGAGGAGCTCCTCCCGTCGTCCGGCCGCGTCGACCCGGTCGCCGGCACCAACTACGACTTCCGGACGCCGACGCCCATCGGCGCGCGCATCCGGCAGGTTAGCGGCGGCAAGCCGGGCGTCCACGGGTACGACATCAACTACGTGATCGACGGGGCCGGCATGCGGAAGGTGGCGGCGGTGCGGGATGGCGCGTCCGGCCGTGGGTTGGAGCTTTCGGCCAACCAGCCGGCGATGCAGTTCTACACCGCCAACGGGCTGAACGACACCAAGGGGAAGGGAGGCAAGGTGTACAGGCAGTACAGCGGATTTTGTCTGGAGACGCAGGCGTACCCGGACGCCGTGAATCACCCTGAATTCCCGTCGATCACGGTGAGGCCCGGCCAGGTGTACAAGCACGATATGGTCTACAAGTTCTCCTTCTAG
- the LOC124678697 gene encoding galactose mutarotase-like, which produces MAKAPVFVALLCLAAFALASGADARKMVGVYVLKKGDFSVKITNWGATIMSIVVPDSKGNLADVVLGMDTLAEVVNDTSYFGPLTGRVAQRMARGRFVLDGKVYHTYLNDGKNAIHGGHRGFSKVIWTVKEYVAGGDSPYITLYYRSFDGEQGFPGDLDVYATYQLSSPYVLSIRTNATALNKATPVNFLQHVYWNLGGQGSGDVLGHTLQLSASRYTPLDEESLPSSGRVDPVAGTNYDFRTPTPIGARIRQVMGGQAVGYDVNYVIDGEGMRKVAAVRDVKSGRGLEISANQPAMQLYTGNWLNNTKGKDGMVYNQYGGFCLETQAYPDAVNHPEFPSIIVRPGQVYKHDMVYKFSY; this is translated from the exons ATGGCGAAAGCTCCGGTGTTTGTCGCGCTCTTATGCCTCGCGGCCTTTGCGCTGGCCAGCGGTGCCGATGCCAGGAAGATGGTCGGTGTATACGTGCTCAAGAAAGGAGACTTCTCCGTCAAGATTACCAACTGGGGCGCCACTATCATGTCGATCGTCGTTCCTGATTCCAAAG GGAATTTGGCTGATGTTGTGCTTGGTATGGACACCCTCGCTGAAGTTGTG AATGATACCTCTTACTTCGGCCCGCTCACCGGGCGCGTGGCCCAAAGGATGGCGAGGGGCCGCTTCGTCCTCGACGGCAAAGTATACCACACATACCTCAACGACGGCAAGAACGCAATCCATG GTGGTCACAGGGGGTTTAGCAAGGTGATATGGACGGTGAAGGAGTACGTCGCCGGCGGCGACTCCCCATACATCACGCTCTACTACCGCAGCTTCGACGGAGAGCAAG GATTCCCCGGAGACCTGGACGTGTACGCGACGTACCAACTGTCGAGCCCATACGTTCTCAGCATTCGCACCAACGCGACGGCGCTGAACAAGGCGACGCCGGTGAACTTCCTGCAACACGTGTACTGGAACCTGGGCGGGCAGGGCAGCGGCGACGTCCTTGGCCACACCCTCCAGCTCTCCGCGTCCCGGTACACGCCGCTGGACGAGGAGAGCCTCCCCTCGTCGGGGCGCGTCGACCCCGTCGCCGGCACCAACTACGACTTCCGGACGCCGACGCCTATCGGAGCGCGCATCCGGCAGGTCATGGGTGGCCAGGCGGTTGGGTACGACGTCAACTACGTGATCGACGGGGAAGGCATGAGGAAGGTGGCCGCCGTCAGGGACGTCAAGTCCGGCCGCGGTTTGGAGATTTCGGCCAACCAGCCGGCGATGCAGCTCTACACGGGCAACTGGCTGAACAACACCAAGGGGAAGGACGGCATGGTGTACAACCAGTACGGCGGGTTTTGTCTGGAGACTCAGGCATACCCCGACGCCGTGAACCACCCCGAATTTCCGTCCATCATAGTGAGGCCCGGCCAGGTGTACAAGCACGACATGGTCTACAAGTTCTCCTACTAG